In Phocoena phocoena chromosome 11, mPhoPho1.1, whole genome shotgun sequence, one DNA window encodes the following:
- the KRT80 gene encoding keratin, type II cytoskeletal 80 isoform X2 — protein MACRSCIVGFGNLNSCEVTQASGPWPGTSGWSNYRAPEPGFSSSSLTGCLTASTIPKVTVNPSLLVPLDLKVDPAIQQQESQKKEEMKVLNDKFASLIGKVRALEHRHQLLETRWRFLQSQDLAGFDLGHLYEEYQGQLREKLREVNQEGGQLETKLRQELETVKAFQIRYEDELSKRTDMEFTFAQLRKDLDAECLRRTGLENKLKGLKSFVVLMKSIYEQELKDLAAQVKDVLVTVSMDSRCHIDLSGIVEEVMAQYDAVVARSLEEGKAYSQSQLEERAAFSAESGSSLQRSRGEIADLKVHIQKLRSQILSIKSHCLKLEENIKAAESQGELTFQDAKAKLAQLEAALQQAKQDMAQQLRDYQELMSTKLALDVEIATYRKLLEGEESWMDLPSATMIRSTQSRSRTARTLPHPLCSL, from the exons ATGGCCTGCCGCTCCTGCATCGTCGGCTTCGGCAACCTCAACAGCTGTGAGGTGACCCAGGCGAGCGGTCCCTGGCCTGGGACCTCCGGATGGAGCAATTACAGGGCCCCCGAGCCGGGCTTCAGCTCCAGCAGTCTCACAGGCTGCCTGACAGCTAGCACCATCCCCAAGGTGACCGTGAACCCCAGCCTACTAGTACCTCTGGACCTCAAGGTGGACCCAGCCATCCAGCAGCAGGAGAGCcagaagaaggaggaaatgaaGGTCCTCAATGATAAGTTTGCCTCCCTGATCGGCAAG GTGCGAGCCCTGGAGCATCGCCACCAGCTGCTGGAAACCCGATGGCGCTTcctgcagagccaggacttggCAGGCTTTGACCTTGGACACCTCTACGAGGAGTACCAGGGCCAACTGCGGGAGAAACTGCGCGAAGTGAACCAGGAGGGGGGCCAGCTTGAGACCAAACTGCGGCAGGAGCTTGAGACGGTGAAGGCGTTTCAGATCAG gtaTGAGGACGAGCTCTCCAAGCGCACGGACATGGAGTTCACCTTTGCACAGCTGAGGAAG GACCTGGATGCGGAGTGTCTTCGACGGACAGGACTAGAGAACAAGTTAAAAGGCCTGAAGAGCTTTGTGGTCCTGATGAAAAGCATCTACGAGCAG GAGCTGAAGGACCTGGCAGCCCAAGTGAAGGATGTGTTGGTGACCGTGAGTATGGACAGCCGCTGCCACATTGACCTGAGCGGCATCGTGGAGGAGGTGATGGCCCAGTATGACGCCGTCGTGGCTCGCAGCCTGGAAGAGGGCAAGGCGTACTCCCAGAGCCAG CTGGAAGAGCGGGCTGCCTTCTCAGCCGAGTCTGGGAGCAGCCTCCAGAGAAGCCGCGGCGAGATCGCTGACCTCAAAGTGCACATCCAGAAGCTCCGATCCCAGATCCTCTCCATCAAGAGCCAT TGCCTGAAACTGGAGGAGAACATCAAGGCAGCCGAGAGCCAGGGTGAGCTGACCTTCCAGGACGCCAAGGCTAAGCTGGCCCAGCTGGAGGCCGCCCTGCAGCAGGCCAAGCAGGACATGGCGCAGCAGCTGCGTGATTACCAGGAGCTGATGAGCACCAAGCTGGCCCTGGACGTGGAGATCGCCACCTACCGCAAGCTGCTGGAGGGCGAGGAGAGCTG GATGGACTTGCCCTCAGCCACTATGATCAGATCCACGCAGTCCAGATCTAGAACTG CCCgtaccctgccccaccccttATGTTCCCTGTAG
- the KRT80 gene encoding keratin, type II cytoskeletal 80 isoform X1: MACRSCIVGFGNLNSCEVTQASGPWPGTSGWSNYRAPEPGFSSSSLTGCLTASTIPKVTVNPSLLVPLDLKVDPAIQQQESQKKEEMKVLNDKFASLIGKVRALEHRHQLLETRWRFLQSQDLAGFDLGHLYEEYQGQLREKLREVNQEGGQLETKLRQELETVKAFQIRYEDELSKRTDMEFTFAQLRKDLDAECLRRTGLENKLKGLKSFVVLMKSIYEQELKDLAAQVKDVLVTVSMDSRCHIDLSGIVEEVMAQYDAVVARSLEEGKAYSQSQLEERAAFSAESGSSLQRSRGEIADLKVHIQKLRSQILSIKSHCLKLEENIKAAESQGELTFQDAKAKLAQLEAALQQAKQDMAQQLRDYQELMSTKLALDVEIATYRKLLEGEESWMDLPSATMIRSTQSRSRTAASKYGLSRAPSWKKKTGGDLVIKVTETSEEFFSQESELSQ, translated from the exons ATGGCCTGCCGCTCCTGCATCGTCGGCTTCGGCAACCTCAACAGCTGTGAGGTGACCCAGGCGAGCGGTCCCTGGCCTGGGACCTCCGGATGGAGCAATTACAGGGCCCCCGAGCCGGGCTTCAGCTCCAGCAGTCTCACAGGCTGCCTGACAGCTAGCACCATCCCCAAGGTGACCGTGAACCCCAGCCTACTAGTACCTCTGGACCTCAAGGTGGACCCAGCCATCCAGCAGCAGGAGAGCcagaagaaggaggaaatgaaGGTCCTCAATGATAAGTTTGCCTCCCTGATCGGCAAG GTGCGAGCCCTGGAGCATCGCCACCAGCTGCTGGAAACCCGATGGCGCTTcctgcagagccaggacttggCAGGCTTTGACCTTGGACACCTCTACGAGGAGTACCAGGGCCAACTGCGGGAGAAACTGCGCGAAGTGAACCAGGAGGGGGGCCAGCTTGAGACCAAACTGCGGCAGGAGCTTGAGACGGTGAAGGCGTTTCAGATCAG gtaTGAGGACGAGCTCTCCAAGCGCACGGACATGGAGTTCACCTTTGCACAGCTGAGGAAG GACCTGGATGCGGAGTGTCTTCGACGGACAGGACTAGAGAACAAGTTAAAAGGCCTGAAGAGCTTTGTGGTCCTGATGAAAAGCATCTACGAGCAG GAGCTGAAGGACCTGGCAGCCCAAGTGAAGGATGTGTTGGTGACCGTGAGTATGGACAGCCGCTGCCACATTGACCTGAGCGGCATCGTGGAGGAGGTGATGGCCCAGTATGACGCCGTCGTGGCTCGCAGCCTGGAAGAGGGCAAGGCGTACTCCCAGAGCCAG CTGGAAGAGCGGGCTGCCTTCTCAGCCGAGTCTGGGAGCAGCCTCCAGAGAAGCCGCGGCGAGATCGCTGACCTCAAAGTGCACATCCAGAAGCTCCGATCCCAGATCCTCTCCATCAAGAGCCAT TGCCTGAAACTGGAGGAGAACATCAAGGCAGCCGAGAGCCAGGGTGAGCTGACCTTCCAGGACGCCAAGGCTAAGCTGGCCCAGCTGGAGGCCGCCCTGCAGCAGGCCAAGCAGGACATGGCGCAGCAGCTGCGTGATTACCAGGAGCTGATGAGCACCAAGCTGGCCCTGGACGTGGAGATCGCCACCTACCGCAAGCTGCTGGAGGGCGAGGAGAGCTG GATGGACTTGCCCTCAGCCACTATGATCAGATCCACGCAGTCCAGATCTAGAACTG CTGCCTCCAAGTATGGCCTCTCGAGAGCCCCCTCCTGGAAAAAGAAAACCGGGGGAGACCTCGTGATCAAAGTCACCGAAACCTCGGAAGAGTTCTTCTCGCAGGAGTCAGAGCTCTCACAGTAA